In the Streptomyces sp. 3214.6 genome, TGCATTCATCCGGACGGCCGCGGCCGCTTCCCCCGTCGTCGTACCGTGCTGCCGCCCGGATCGTGCTCTGCCCTGGGCGAATCTGCCGCGGGCAGAGAAACCGCGTGCGGGCGTCGCCCGAGGTCAACAGTGGAGTCGACGGCAGCCACGCCACGACGAGGAGAACCGATGACTCCACTCACCACGCTCGCTCCCCGTGCCCAGGAGGGCGACACCCCGGCCACCCGCTTCGACGACCACCTGGCCGCCCAACTGCTCGCCCAGCGCATCGTGTTCCTCGGCACCCAGGTCGACGAGGTGTCCGCGAACCGCGTCTGCGCGCAGTTGCTGATCCTGTCGGCGGAGGATCCGCGCACCGACATCGCGCTGTGCATCAACAGCCCGGGCGGGTCGGTGCACGCGGGGCTCGCCATCTACGACACGATGCGGCTGATCCCCAACGACGTCTCGACGCTCGCCATGGGTTTCGCGGCCAGCATGGGCCAGTTCCTGCTCAGCGTCGGCGCGGCCGGCAAGCGGTACGCGCTGCCGAACGCGCGCGTCATGATGCACCAGCCGTCGGCCGGGATCGGCGGGACCACGGCGGACATCGAGATCCAGGCGGAGAACCTGGACTTCACCAAGCGGACCATCGAGCGCATCACCGCCGAGCACACCGGCCAGACGCCGGAGACCATCTCCCGGGACGGCGACCGCGACCGCTGGTTCACGGCCGAGGAGGCCAGGGAGTACGGCATGGTGGACCGGGTCGTGGAGTCCCTCGCGGACGTCCGCCCGGCCGCCTCCAAGCGACGGATGGGGCTGTGACATGGGGAGCTACACGATTCCGAACGTCGTCGAGCGCACCCCGCAGGGCGAGCGGTCCTACGATGTGTTCAGCCGACTGCTGTCCGAGCGCATCATCTTCCTCGGCACCGAGATCGACGACGGGGTCGCGAACGTCGTCATCGCGCAACTCCTCCATTTGGAGTCGGCGGCCCCGGAGACCGAGATCTCGATCTACCTCAACTCCCCCGGCGGATCGTTCACTTCACTGATGGCGATCTACGACACGATGACGTACGTGCAGTCGCCGATCTCGACGTTCTGCGTCGGGCAGGCGGCGTCCACGGCGGCGGTGCTGCTGGCCGGCGGCGATCCGGGGCGGCGGTTCGTGCTGGAGCACGCGCGCGTGCTGCTCGGGCAGCCCGCCAGCGGCGGCCGGCAGGGCACGGTCTCCGACCTCGCGCTGCAGGCCAAGGAGATGGTCCGCATCCGCGGCCAGGTCGAGGAGGTGCTGGCCCGCCACACCCGCCACGACCTCGCGACCCTGCGCGCGGACATGGACCGCGACAAGGTGTTCACCGCGCCGGAGGCGGTGGCGTACGGACTGGCCGATGAGGTGGTGAGCCGGCGTCTCGTGACGTTGTGAGACACCGGCCCGCGCGGCTCGTCAGGCGGCCAGGCAGAGCCCGTTGTGCGACGAACTCGTCGTCGCGCGGCTCCTGCCGGAGTGCCGGCTGCTGAGCCGCACCAGCTCTCCCTGGGCCCGGGCCAACAGGTCTCCCAGGCCCAGGCCGAGGGCGTGGGCGGCGGCCGCGAGGACCTCCGAGGAGGCCTCCTTGCGGCCGCGCTCCACCTCCGACAGGTACGGCATGGAGATCCGGGCCGAGTCGGCGACGTCCTTGAGCGTGCGCTCCTGGGCCTGGCGTTCGCGACGCAGGACGTCGCCGACCAGGTCGCGCCACAGGGGCTCGCGCGGCGCGGAGCCGGCAGTGGAGGCGGGGGCGGGGGCAATGGTGTCCGGGCGCACGGCGGGCGGGCGCAGCGGGATCACGCGGGCGTGGTTCGGCGCTTGGTTGCTCACCTCACCAGCCTAGGAGCCGCAGGGGGCCGTGGGGAGGAGTCCGGGGTTGCGCCCTCGGTGGAATCGGTGGGCGCGAGGGTGCCCGGATCCCGCACGCATGGGTCGTCACGGACCGGGTACCCGCCTCCTGAGCGGGTTTCGCATGTGCGGGTCCGCTCACGGACCGAGAACAGCAGACGCCGAACCGTGACGTTCGAGGGAGAGGCCATGCAGACCGCCGTGATCCGGTCGGAGGCCAAGGTCGTCGACGACGCCGCCGGGGCCAGCGCGGACGGCGCACCGCTGCCGGGGATCGAGGCGCCGCGCAGTGTGGCACCGCGCGACGCCCGCGAACTCTCCCGCCAGTTCTTCCAGCGGCTGGCCGTGCTCGAAGAGGGCACGCACGACTACCAGTACGCCCGCAACACGCTCATCGAGATGAACATGTCCCTGGTGCGGTTCGCCGCCGGCCGGTTCCGCGGTCGCGGGGACGACATGGAGGACATCGTCCAGACCGGGATGATCGGCCTGATCAAGGCCATCGACCGGTTCGAGGTCTCGCGCGAGGTGGAGTTCACGTCGTTCGCGCTGCCGTACATCGTCGGTGAGATCAAGCGCTTCTTCCGGGACACGACCTGGGCGGTGCATGTGCCGCGGCGGTTGCAGGAGTTGCGCGTGGAGTTGGCCAAGGCCCGCGACGAACTCGCCGGCCGACTGGACCGGGAGCCGACTGTGGCGGAGCTGGCCACGCTGATGAACCTCTCGGAGAGCCAGGTGGTCGAGGCGCAGATCGCCGCCAACGGCTACAACTCCTCCTCGCTGGACGCGGCGCTCACCGGCGACGGTCCGGAGCACGGGGAGGCGGTCCTCGCTGACTTCATCGGCGTGGAGGAGGAGGGGCTGCGGCTCGTCGAGGACTTCCACTCGCTCGCGCCGCTCATGGCCGAACTCAGCGAACGCGACCGGCAGATCATCCACCTGCGGTTCGTGGAGGAGGCCACCCAGGCGGAGATCGGCGAACGGCTCGGCTGCTCGCAGATGCATGTGTCCCGGCTGATCAAGCGGATCATCGTGCGGCTGCGCCGCGGGATGCTGGGCGAGCTGGGCTGCGCCTGAGGCCGTCCCCGAGGGCGGTCCTGGGACTCAGCCGCCGAACCTCAGCAGAGCACGGACCCGCTTGCCGACCGGCACGCGCTCCGCGGTGATCTCCGCCGCCAGCGCGTGCACGATCTCCAGACCGTGCCGGCCGATCCGCTCGGGGTCCTTGGGGAACCGCAGGGGCAGCGCGTCGCTGCTGTCGTACACGCACACCGTGACCGAGGCGTCCGTGCCTTCGAGTTCCAGGATGTAGGGCCCGTTGCTGTGCCGGTCGGCGTTGGTGACCAGTTCACTCACCACCAGCAGCACCTCGCCGCTCGCGCGGTCGCCGATCGTGGCACACCACTCCGTCCTGAGCTGGTCGACGAAATGGGCGGCGAAGGACCGGGCCTCGGCTATGCAGCCGGGTTCCCCGGTGTAGTGCGCCGCCCGCCGTAGCGGTTCCACGGGTACGTCGAAGCCAGTCGGTATCACTGCCCCGCCCAGGTGCTCGAACATGCGTTTCTCTCTCGGAAGCCGGACTGGCCGGACGCTGCTGTGCACCTGTGCTCGTACCCCGTGCCGCGCCGCACACTCCCCGTCCGTCGTCGGCCTGTGCGCGTGAGGACCGTGGGCCGCCTCACACGGCGGGTGAGGACCCGGCCGAGACGGGCGGCGGCTGGCTGGTGCCGGCCACCGACGGCGGGGACTGCGGGAGCGAGGAGAGGGAGCTCTCCGGCTCGCCCGTGAGTTCGGAGAGCGTACTCGGCGGCTCCGGGGACCCCGGCGCCGAGGACGGGGGCGCGAAGCCGGGGGGCTCGGACGAGGAGGAACCGGAGCTCGGGGGCTCCGAAGAGGGGGGCTCGGAGCTCGGGGGCTCGGAGCTCGGGGGCTCGGAGCTCGGGGGCTTGGAGGAGGACTTGGAGCTCGGGGGCTCGGAGCCCTTCGACTTCGACGACGACGGCGAGGACGGGGACTTCGAGGTCGAACCGGACGGCGGCGTACGCGAGCCGGGGACCGTCGGGGTGCTGACGCCTATGACCGGCGTCGGCCTCGCCGGCGGACGGGTGGGCCGGTCCTGGTGAACGCCGGCGCCCGGCTTGCGGGCGATCCAGTGGTGGGCGGAGTGGGGGT is a window encoding:
- a CDS encoding ATP-dependent Clp protease proteolytic subunit, giving the protein MTPLTTLAPRAQEGDTPATRFDDHLAAQLLAQRIVFLGTQVDEVSANRVCAQLLILSAEDPRTDIALCINSPGGSVHAGLAIYDTMRLIPNDVSTLAMGFAASMGQFLLSVGAAGKRYALPNARVMMHQPSAGIGGTTADIEIQAENLDFTKRTIERITAEHTGQTPETISRDGDRDRWFTAEEAREYGMVDRVVESLADVRPAASKRRMGL
- a CDS encoding ClpP family protease, translated to MGSYTIPNVVERTPQGERSYDVFSRLLSERIIFLGTEIDDGVANVVIAQLLHLESAAPETEISIYLNSPGGSFTSLMAIYDTMTYVQSPISTFCVGQAASTAAVLLAGGDPGRRFVLEHARVLLGQPASGGRQGTVSDLALQAKEMVRIRGQVEEVLARHTRHDLATLRADMDRDKVFTAPEAVAYGLADEVVSRRLVTL
- a CDS encoding helix-turn-helix domain-containing protein, whose amino-acid sequence is MSNQAPNHARVIPLRPPAVRPDTIAPAPASTAGSAPREPLWRDLVGDVLRRERQAQERTLKDVADSARISMPYLSEVERGRKEASSEVLAAAAHALGLGLGDLLARAQGELVRLSSRHSGRSRATTSSSHNGLCLAA
- a CDS encoding RNA polymerase sigma factor SigF, whose amino-acid sequence is MQTAVIRSEAKVVDDAAGASADGAPLPGIEAPRSVAPRDARELSRQFFQRLAVLEEGTHDYQYARNTLIEMNMSLVRFAAGRFRGRGDDMEDIVQTGMIGLIKAIDRFEVSREVEFTSFALPYIVGEIKRFFRDTTWAVHVPRRLQELRVELAKARDELAGRLDREPTVAELATLMNLSESQVVEAQIAANGYNSSSLDAALTGDGPEHGEAVLADFIGVEEEGLRLVEDFHSLAPLMAELSERDRQIIHLRFVEEATQAEIGERLGCSQMHVSRLIKRIIVRLRRGMLGELGCA
- a CDS encoding ATP-binding protein translates to MFEHLGGAVIPTGFDVPVEPLRRAAHYTGEPGCIAEARSFAAHFVDQLRTEWCATIGDRASGEVLLVVSELVTNADRHSNGPYILELEGTDASVTVCVYDSSDALPLRFPKDPERIGRHGLEIVHALAAEITAERVPVGKRVRALLRFGG